Proteins encoded together in one Arvicanthis niloticus isolate mArvNil1 chromosome 7, mArvNil1.pat.X, whole genome shotgun sequence window:
- the Tlr1 gene encoding toll-like receptor 1 has protein sequence MTRTNSHVFYYIIVLGLTLIKIQLSDESELIIKRPNANLTRVPKDLPLQTTTLDISQNNISELQTSDILSLSKLRVLILSYNRLQYLNISVFKFNTELEYLDLSHNQLRVISCHPAANLKHLDLSFNAFDALPICKEFGNMSQLQFLGLSGSQVQNSSVQLIAHLNISKVLLVLGDAYGEKEDLTNLQHINTKTLHIVFPLEREFRFLVDVTVSTMTSLELSNIKCVLEDKGCSNSLHALSKLSKNLKLSNLTLNNVETTWTSFIAILQSVWHTPVKYFSISNVKLQGQLASRNFSYSDTSLKALSIHELVTDVFTFPQSYIYSIFSNMNIQNLTISGTHMVHMLCPSQVSPFLYLDFTDNLLTDMVFKGCRNLTGLKTLSLQKNQLKNLENIILMSAEMTSLQKLDISRNSLRYSDRENQCSWPQSLLVLNLSSNMLTGSVFRCLPPKVKVLDLHNNRIMSIPKDVTSLQALQELNVASNSLTDLPGCGAFSSLSVLVIDHNSVSHPSEDFFQNCQNIRSLTAGNNPFQCTCELREFVKNIGQVSREVVEGWPDSYRCDYPESTKGTLLQDFHMSPLSCDTVLLTVTIGATMLLLAATGAFLCLYFDLPWYVRMLCQWTQTRHRAKNIPLEELQRKLQFHAFVSYSEHDSAWVKNELLPNLEKDDIRVCLHERNFVPGRSIVENIIHFIEKSYKSIFVLSPHFIQSEWCHYELYFAHHNLFHKGSDNLILILLEPIPQYSIPTNYHKLKTLMARRTYLEWPTEKTKHGLFWANLRASINVKLVNQAEATYYTQQ, from the coding sequence ATGACTAGAACAAATTCCCACGTCTTCTATTATATCATCGTCTTAGGACTGACACTTATCAAAATCCAGTTATCTGACGAAAGTGAGCTTATCATTAAGAGGCCAAATGCAAACCTTACCAGAGTGCCCAAGGACCTACCCTTGCAGACAACTACTTTAGATATATCACAAAACAACATATCTGAGCTTCAGACTTCTGACATCCTTTCATTGTCCAAGCTGAGGGTCTTAATACTGTCCTACAACAGACTCCAGTACCTTAATATCAGTGTTTTCAAGTTCAACACAGAGCTGGAATATTTAGATTTGTCCCACAACCAGTTGAGGGTGATCTCTTGCCACCCAGCAGCCAACCTCAAACACTTAGACCTCTCCTTTAATGCATTTGATGCCCTGCCCATATGCAAGGAGTTTGGCAACATGTCCCAACTACAATTTCTGGGATTGAGCGGTTCTCAGGTACAAAATTCAAGTGTGCAGCTCATTGCTCATTTGAACATCAGTAAGGTTTTGCTGGTGTTAGGAGACGCTTATGGGGAAAAAGAAGACCTCACGAATCTTCAGCACATTAACACCAAGACTCTGCATATAGTTTTCCCGTTGGAAAGAGAATTTCGTTTTCTTGTGGATGTGACTGTCAGCACTATGACCAGTTTGGAACTGTCTAATATCAAGTGTGTGCTCGAAGACAAGGGCTGTTCTAATTCCCTACATGCTTTGTCAAAGCTTAGTAAGAATCTGAAGCTCTCAAATCTTACCCTGAACAATGTGGAAACAACGTGGACTTCCTTCATTGCTATCCTCCAGTCGGTTTGGCACACACCAGTCAAGTATTTCTCAATTTCAAACGTGAAGCTACAAGGTCAACTTGCCTCCAGAAATTTCAGTTATTCTGACACTTCTCTGAAAGCTTTGTCGATACATGAACTTGTCACTGATGTGTTTACCTTTCCCCAAAGTTACATATATAGTATCTTTTCCAATATGAACATCCAAAACTTGACAATATCTGGAACACACATGGTCCACATGCTTTGCCCATCCCAAGTTAGTCCATTTCTGTATTTGGATTTTACAGATAACCTTTTAACAGACATGGTTTTTAAGGGTTGTAGAAACTTAACTGGATTGAAAACACTTAGTTTACAAAAGAATCAGTTAAAAAACCTTGAAAATATAATTCTTATGTCTGCAGAGATGACATCCCTACAAAAACTAGACATTAGCCGGAATTCTTTAAGGTACAGTGATAGGGAAAACCAATGCTCCTGGCCCCAGAGTTTGTTAGTTTTAAATTTGTCTTCAAATATGTTAACAGGCTCTGTCTTCAGATGCTTACCTCCCAAGGTCAAGGTCCTTGACCTTCACAACAACAGGATAATGAGCATCCCTAAAGATGTCACCAGCCTGCAAGCTTTGCAGGAACTCAATGTAGCATCCAATTCTTTAACTGACCTTCCTGGATGCGGGGCCTTCAGCAGCCTTTCTGTGCTGGTCATCGACCATAACTCAGTTTCCCACCCCTCTGAGGATTTCTTCCAGAACTGTCAGAATATTAGATCCTTAACAGCGGGGAACAACCCATTCCAATGCACATGTGAGCTGAGGGAGTTTGTCAAAAACATAGGCCAGGTATCAAGAGAAGTGGTGGAGGGCTGGCCTGACTCTTACAGGTGTGACTACCCAGAAAGCACTAAGGGAACCCTACTGCAGGACTTCCACATGTCTCCACTGTCCTGTGATACCGTTCTGCTGACGGTCACCATTGGGGCCACTATGCTGCTGCTGGCTGCCACTGGGGCTTTCCTGTGTCTCTACTTTGATCTGCCTTGGTATGTGAGGATGCTGTGTCAATGGACACAGACCAGGCACAGGGCCAAGAACATCCCCTTAGAGGAACTCCAGAGAAAGCTCCAGTTCCATGCTTTTGTCTCATACAGTGAGCATGATTCTGCTTGGGTGAAGAACGAATTACTACCAAACTTAGAGAAAGATGACATCCGGGTTTGCCTCCATGAGAGAAACTTTGTCCCTGGCAGGAGCATTGTGGAGAACATCATACACTTCATTGAGAAGAGTTACAAGTCCATCTTTGTGCTGTCTCCCCACTTCATCCAGAGTGAGTGGTGCCACTATGAACTCTACTTTGCCCATCACAATCTCTTCCACAAAGGCTCTGATAACTTAATCCTGATCTTGCTGGAGCCCATCCCACAATACTCCATCCCTACCAATTACCACAAGCTCAAAACTCTCATGGCACGAAGGACCTATTTGGAATGGCCCACAGAGAAGACCAAACATGGGCTTTTTTGGGCAAACCTACGAGCATCCATTAATGTTAAGCTGGTTAACCAGGCAGAAGCAACGTATTACACACAGCAATAA